A region from the Stygiolobus caldivivus genome encodes:
- a CDS encoding DUF2070 family protein, with the protein MNSEAITRKYYSKIKSLPNIKVISGISVLETGLVYLRSLTIGIDYFISLILYFSVMLLLLRDLKVTLFFLDLTAFTYLVFSFLTKEVFFSFGIFAPLAGYGSLASNSELRATGIIFLSTFVPSLAYGFRPITLAYSLLISSVFYVYIYLLNRKGERLTGFKSMQIVRPFIMGVVRKDYEALEKFLDNLGIKTNLRIGIFKVSDHFLVLPKIHFGLSGEIGSSKFPYYLESLNPKNIIFHGPGSHEIDITSSKKTMEIAKLAFSEELNDSNWKDQLFYGIYAWKSKCNFRGITLLFSKSTLTFVERPGKGIDDLPLRLWDYITKESDYVVDCHNEYLTEELPKQTDKCIIEEIEAIKKQRENATPKPFLISFKEGQVKACEGLCKKTIRVVVISDGEKKIGIIYLYANNSDPSLTNAIRDRLSKVVDIPLLVTPDDHTCTASSMRDLYLPAQYCDELVHLAEDLVKEAVSDLKESSLSIKELDVKGVKVVGKIVSNFVVALEEVGNYTMRTFWIPLVSPLILAIIFILVTDGVIKF; encoded by the coding sequence GTGAATTCTGAAGCTATTACGAGAAAATACTACTCGAAGATTAAAAGTTTGCCAAACATTAAAGTGATCTCCGGAATTTCCGTCCTAGAGACAGGTTTAGTCTACTTAAGGAGTTTGACCATAGGTATAGATTATTTCATATCATTGATACTTTATTTTTCTGTAATGTTATTACTCCTCAGAGACCTTAAAGTCACGCTTTTTTTCCTTGACCTAACTGCGTTTACATACCTAGTTTTTTCCTTTCTCACCAAGGAAGTTTTCTTCTCTTTTGGAATCTTCGCACCTCTAGCTGGATATGGGAGTCTAGCAAGTAATTCAGAACTAAGAGCAACCGGGATCATATTTTTATCTACTTTTGTACCTTCTCTCGCTTACGGTTTTAGGCCAATAACACTGGCCTATTCGTTACTTATCTCCTCGGTATTTTACGTTTACATTTACTTGTTGAACAGAAAAGGAGAGAGGCTTACAGGCTTTAAATCGATGCAGATCGTTAGACCGTTTATAATGGGTGTAGTAAGGAAGGACTATGAAGCATTGGAGAAGTTCCTCGATAACTTGGGGATTAAAACCAACTTAAGGATCGGGATATTTAAGGTCTCCGACCACTTCCTAGTCCTACCTAAGATCCATTTTGGACTGAGTGGCGAAATAGGTAGCTCCAAGTTTCCATACTACTTAGAGTCCCTAAACCCTAAAAACATAATTTTTCACGGGCCCGGTAGTCATGAAATAGATATCACGAGTAGTAAGAAGACGATGGAAATAGCAAAGCTGGCGTTTTCGGAAGAACTTAACGACTCAAACTGGAAAGACCAATTATTTTACGGCATATATGCTTGGAAGTCTAAGTGTAATTTTAGGGGCATAACCCTGCTTTTCTCCAAGTCTACCCTTACTTTTGTCGAGAGGCCTGGAAAGGGGATAGACGACTTACCTCTAAGGCTTTGGGACTACATTACCAAAGAGAGCGATTACGTAGTCGACTGTCATAATGAGTACTTAACAGAGGAACTGCCAAAGCAGACAGATAAGTGTATTATAGAGGAAATAGAGGCTATTAAGAAACAGAGAGAGAACGCAACTCCTAAGCCTTTCCTTATATCGTTTAAGGAAGGCCAAGTAAAAGCTTGTGAAGGGCTCTGTAAGAAGACGATTAGGGTGGTAGTAATTTCGGACGGAGAGAAAAAAATAGGCATCATATACCTCTATGCAAATAATTCCGACCCGTCGCTTACTAATGCCATAAGAGATAGACTAAGTAAAGTTGTAGATATCCCGTTACTTGTCACGCCCGATGACCACACTTGCACCGCATCTTCGATGAGAGACCTCTACCTACCTGCACAGTATTGTGATGAGCTAGTCCACCTCGCTGAAGACTTGGTCAAGGAGGCGGTCTCTGACCTTAAAGAAAGTAGTTTAAGTATAAAAGAATTAGACGTAAAAGGCGTGAAGGTGGTAGGAAAAATAGTGTCGAACTTTGTAGTAGCTTTAGAAGAAGTAGGGAACTATACTATGAGGACTTTTTGGATACCTCTAGTATCTCCTTTGATCTTAGCGATTATATTCATTTTAGTTACTGATGGCGTTATTAAATTCTAG
- a CDS encoding HAD-IIA family hydrolase codes for MSLSEYELIISDVDGVLIREGEPIWPNIYAMRKVIDLGKRVLLLTNNSGFSRVLLSRQLTSLGLRISPEQIITSGTATAIYLRQKTDVKTVFVVGEEGLVEELKNHGFQILNVRDIEEETPNAVVIGLDRLCTYEKLSAAMRAVKNGAKFIVTNMDRLWPSKDGLKLGAGALAEAIAFALKRSPDFVAGKPNPWMIEVAFLVADLDRDLNRAVMIGDQIETDIKMGINAGIDTVLVLTGISTDKDVENSDVKPKFVVHTLQELL; via the coding sequence ATGTCCTTAAGTGAATATGAACTAATAATCAGCGATGTAGACGGAGTACTCATTAGAGAAGGAGAACCAATATGGCCTAATATTTACGCTATGAGAAAAGTGATAGACCTAGGGAAAAGGGTATTACTACTAACTAACAATTCTGGTTTTAGCAGGGTCCTCCTTTCCAGGCAGTTGACCTCATTGGGTCTTAGGATATCACCTGAACAAATAATAACAAGTGGTACAGCTACAGCTATTTACTTAAGGCAAAAGACAGATGTTAAAACTGTGTTTGTAGTCGGAGAAGAAGGGCTAGTAGAGGAGCTAAAAAACCATGGGTTCCAAATCCTTAATGTGAGGGACATCGAGGAGGAGACACCCAACGCAGTGGTTATAGGACTTGATAGACTCTGCACTTACGAGAAACTCTCCGCAGCAATGAGAGCAGTAAAGAACGGGGCTAAGTTCATAGTCACAAATATGGACAGGCTATGGCCATCTAAAGACGGGTTAAAACTGGGTGCAGGTGCTTTGGCTGAGGCAATAGCATTTGCCTTAAAGAGATCACCGGATTTCGTAGCTGGAAAGCCTAACCCGTGGATGATAGAAGTAGCTTTCTTAGTAGCAGACTTAGACAGAGACCTTAATAGAGCGGTAATGATAGGGGACCAGATAGAGACAGATATAAAAATGGGTATAAACGCCGGGATTGATACGGTGTTAGTATTAACTGGAATATCTACCGATAAAGACGTAGAAAACAGTGATGTAAAGCCTAAATTTGTTGTACATACCTTGCAAGAATTGTTGTGA
- a CDS encoding succinate dehydrogenase flavoprotein subunit, with protein sequence MEKVNYDVVVVGAGLAGLMASHEIASAGYSVAVISKVFPTRSHSSSAEGGIAAYIEGNSDPNDNPDYMAYDTIKGGDYLVDQDAAELLSYKSGEIVRTLESWGTLFNRQPDGRVAVRYFGGQTYPRTRFVGDKTGMALLHTVYERTSGLGKVDFYFEWFAWELIRDDSRVRGVVAFDMRNMVPVFFKAKAVVMASGGMGMLYKHSTNSYINTGDGYAMALRARVALKDPEFVQFHPTALYPSDILISEAARGEGGILRNNKGERFMARYAPKKLDLAPRDIASRAILTEVKEGRGFPGGYVGLDLTHLGEEYIKERLALAYEAAKSFAGIDATKEMIPVRPAQHYYMGGIDVDITGRNPDLIGLFAAGEAACVSVHGANRLGSNSLLETLVFGRETGRAVVEFLRSYSEPSSDIDKEAEKAEQTAYDVVKRESGVHFGEVVNKLREVMWEDVGVFRTEDGMKNAVSEIMKLRDMAKDTYVLDKSKVYNTEFYNALEMKNMLDLALVIAVTALNRKESRGAHYRLDYPKRDDENWLKHTIAYLRGNTVEITYKPVKMTKWKPEERVY encoded by the coding sequence ATGGAGAAGGTTAATTATGACGTAGTCGTAGTAGGGGCAGGTCTTGCTGGACTAATGGCTTCTCATGAAATAGCCTCAGCTGGGTACAGCGTAGCGGTGATATCTAAAGTTTTTCCTACAAGGTCTCACTCGTCGTCCGCTGAAGGGGGTATAGCAGCATATATTGAGGGGAACTCAGACCCTAATGATAACCCCGATTACATGGCTTATGATACCATAAAAGGTGGAGACTACTTAGTAGACCAAGACGCAGCAGAGCTCTTATCTTATAAATCAGGTGAAATAGTAAGGACACTGGAGAGTTGGGGAACATTATTTAACCGACAGCCAGACGGTAGGGTAGCAGTTAGGTATTTTGGGGGGCAGACTTATCCTAGGACAAGGTTCGTAGGAGATAAAACCGGAATGGCACTTCTCCATACAGTCTATGAGAGGACATCAGGCTTAGGGAAAGTTGACTTCTATTTCGAATGGTTTGCTTGGGAGCTAATTAGGGACGATAGTAGAGTCAGGGGAGTCGTAGCCTTTGATATGAGAAACATGGTACCGGTGTTCTTCAAGGCAAAAGCTGTGGTTATGGCTTCAGGGGGGATGGGGATGTTATACAAGCATTCAACTAACAGTTACATAAACACTGGTGACGGATACGCAATGGCGTTAAGAGCGAGAGTAGCACTGAAAGACCCCGAATTCGTACAGTTTCACCCTACAGCACTCTACCCTTCGGACATACTCATAAGCGAGGCAGCAAGAGGAGAAGGTGGAATTTTAAGGAACAATAAGGGAGAAAGGTTCATGGCGAGATACGCACCTAAAAAGCTCGACCTTGCTCCTAGAGATATAGCCTCTAGGGCTATACTTACCGAAGTAAAAGAAGGTAGGGGGTTCCCAGGCGGGTATGTGGGACTGGACCTTACGCACTTGGGAGAGGAATACATTAAAGAAAGGTTAGCCCTAGCATACGAAGCAGCTAAGTCCTTTGCTGGCATAGACGCAACAAAGGAAATGATCCCAGTAAGGCCTGCTCAACACTACTATATGGGAGGGATAGATGTGGATATAACTGGGAGAAACCCAGACCTGATAGGACTATTTGCGGCTGGAGAAGCGGCTTGTGTTTCCGTCCACGGTGCTAACAGGTTAGGTTCAAACTCGTTATTAGAAACTCTTGTCTTTGGGAGGGAGACCGGAAGGGCTGTAGTCGAGTTTTTAAGGTCATACTCTGAACCTTCCTCGGACATAGATAAAGAAGCTGAGAAAGCTGAACAGACGGCTTACGACGTGGTAAAAAGGGAAAGTGGCGTACACTTCGGTGAAGTCGTCAACAAGTTAAGAGAGGTTATGTGGGAAGACGTAGGAGTCTTCAGGACAGAAGATGGCATGAAGAACGCAGTATCAGAAATCATGAAACTGAGAGATATGGCTAAAGATACTTACGTACTAGATAAGTCTAAGGTATACAATACCGAGTTCTACAACGCTTTGGAGATGAAGAATATGTTAGATTTAGCACTAGTTATCGCTGTAACCGCATTAAACAGGAAAGAGTCAAGGGGAGCCCATTACAGACTCGATTACCCCAAGAGAGATGACGAAAACTGGCTAAAACACACTATCGCTTACTTAAGAGGAAATACTGTAGAGATAACTTATAAGCCAGTTAAAATGACCAAGTGGAAACCCGAAGAAAGAGTATATTAA
- a CDS encoding succinate dehydrogenase/fumarate reductase iron-sulfur subunit, with protein sequence MSLQNEEMEVIIKVKRFSQDKGSWWQEYKLKVDRFTQFTEALRRIKTEQDPTLAYRAACHMAVCGSCGMKINGEPRLACKTLVIDTVKKYGSNVITLEPMDYFTPVKDLVVNLDDFYERMYKVKPRLYPSEEVLKGEAEHRLKPEDQRMLWKFAQCIWCGLCVSSCPSVRNDPEFLGPAAHAKGFRFLADPRDTITEEREKILLDSAWRCTYCYMCYNVCPRDVEPVTAIKKTRAYTKLAKVKSPVIETGEKHTQAVFESIFESGKLEEAKVYLSTYGVIGSLRDMIYLLQSGKLKYALVKEKPVENISEVRKILRGE encoded by the coding sequence ATGTCCTTACAAAATGAAGAGATGGAAGTAATAATAAAAGTAAAGAGGTTCTCTCAGGATAAAGGCTCTTGGTGGCAGGAATATAAACTCAAAGTGGACAGATTTACGCAATTTACGGAAGCTTTAAGGAGGATAAAAACAGAACAAGACCCCACACTTGCCTATAGAGCGGCATGTCACATGGCAGTCTGCGGTAGTTGTGGGATGAAAATAAACGGAGAGCCTAGACTAGCTTGTAAAACACTAGTTATAGATACTGTCAAAAAATATGGGAGTAATGTAATTACATTAGAGCCTATGGACTATTTTACACCGGTCAAAGACCTAGTTGTAAATTTAGATGACTTCTATGAAAGGATGTATAAGGTTAAACCGAGACTATACCCCAGTGAAGAAGTCCTCAAAGGAGAGGCAGAGCACAGGTTAAAACCAGAAGACCAGAGGATGCTGTGGAAATTCGCACAATGTATATGGTGCGGGTTATGTGTATCTTCGTGTCCTAGCGTAAGGAATGACCCTGAATTTTTAGGTCCCGCAGCCCACGCTAAAGGTTTTAGGTTCTTGGCAGACCCGAGAGATACAATTACTGAAGAAAGGGAGAAGATACTCCTAGACAGTGCATGGAGGTGTACTTATTGTTATATGTGTTATAACGTTTGCCCTAGAGACGTTGAGCCTGTTACGGCAATAAAGAAGACAAGGGCATATACAAAGCTGGCTAAAGTCAAAAGTCCAGTGATCGAAACGGGTGAGAAGCACACTCAAGCTGTATTCGAATCTATATTTGAGAGCGGAAAACTTGAAGAAGCTAAAGTATACCTGAGCACTTACGGGGTTATTGGATCCCTTAGGGATATGATCTACCTTTTGCAGAGTGGTAAGCTGAAGTATGCTCTTGTTAAAGAGAAACCTGTAGAGAATATAAGCGAAGTGAGAAAAATATTAAGAGGTGAGTAA
- a CDS encoding CoB--CoM heterodisulfide reductase iron-sulfur subunit B family protein has product MSYAYYPGCATHGLSKDVDVATRKVFETLGLKLEEVKDWNCCGGGFLDEYDEIGHIALNLRNLSIVEKMGQTKMVTPCSVCLHSHRLATFKYKENKDLRKEAEKRMKGTSINYQGKATAEHIVWVLVRDVGVEKIKEKVKRPLTGLRVASYYGCQMLRPEEIMGFESAYKPHSMEDLIAATGATPVPFVMNKACCGFPLMGSNPKVGIKLAFNVLKSAKDQQADIMVHPCSLCHLQLDSLQTRIMSEFNVNWTMPAIYITQLLGLAFGFSPEELGLGKYATEVLRTKGVI; this is encoded by the coding sequence ATGTCCTACGCCTATTATCCAGGCTGTGCTACGCATGGCCTTTCTAAAGATGTTGACGTAGCCACTAGAAAAGTCTTCGAAACTTTAGGTCTCAAGCTAGAGGAAGTCAAGGACTGGAATTGTTGTGGAGGAGGTTTCCTAGACGAATATGACGAGATAGGGCACATAGCATTAAACTTGAGAAACTTATCTATCGTAGAGAAGATGGGCCAGACAAAAATGGTAACACCTTGTAGTGTTTGCCTGCATAGTCATAGGTTAGCCACGTTCAAGTATAAGGAAAACAAAGACCTTAGGAAAGAAGCAGAAAAGAGGATGAAAGGTACATCAATAAACTATCAGGGCAAAGCAACTGCCGAACATATAGTATGGGTTTTGGTTAGAGATGTAGGGGTAGAAAAGATCAAAGAAAAAGTCAAAAGACCTCTTACCGGATTGAGGGTAGCCTCATACTACGGTTGCCAGATGTTGAGGCCAGAGGAGATCATGGGGTTTGAATCTGCATATAAGCCGCACAGTATGGAAGACTTGATAGCTGCAACCGGTGCAACGCCCGTACCCTTCGTGATGAATAAAGCGTGTTGCGGATTTCCCCTAATGGGGAGTAACCCTAAGGTCGGGATAAAACTGGCTTTTAACGTCTTAAAGAGTGCAAAAGACCAACAAGCAGATATAATGGTTCACCCGTGTAGTTTATGCCACTTACAATTGGACTCATTACAGACTAGGATAATGTCTGAATTTAACGTTAATTGGACAATGCCGGCTATTTATATTACTCAGCTGTTGGGACTGGCTTTCGGTTTTTCGCCTGAAGAATTAGGATTAGGCAAATACGCGACTGAAGTACTAAGGACAAAGGGTGTTATCTGA
- a CDS encoding succinate dehydrogenase: MSEDAIFNVFTKLGAKVTKGWYPVSERPGKEPFAKELEYSFGNFWGKVHLRNDGDLYIHVISKDVFNWKDKVKDLKLKGEIVDAAGGLMWIKEEDEKSLEEDLKYLSSYLSSVKTSSSH; this comes from the coding sequence ATGAGTGAAGACGCGATATTTAACGTCTTCACAAAATTAGGGGCAAAAGTAACAAAAGGTTGGTACCCAGTAAGCGAAAGACCCGGTAAAGAACCGTTTGCTAAAGAACTTGAATATTCGTTTGGGAATTTCTGGGGAAAAGTGCACTTAAGGAATGATGGGGATTTGTATATACACGTAATATCTAAGGACGTCTTTAACTGGAAGGATAAGGTAAAGGACCTTAAGTTAAAGGGAGAAATAGTTGATGCAGCTGGCGGACTAATGTGGATAAAAGAAGAAGATGAAAAAAGTTTAGAAGAAGATTTAAAGTATTTATCCTCGTACCTCTCTTCAGTAAAAACCTCTTCATCACATTAG
- a CDS encoding vWA domain-containing protein: MSLSEGFLRGVEYEDPLVRYRGERISYTLKKLLGREVQLDENFLIDIFYLHYLPMPIPKTKAEVSKEKEVMYNFVDMMLGSDLVLRNREYSIANSAVSMALSVSYVQNLIEELERIKRTSQSQEERQMAEQILNGLMKGSGMREGQKNSETQQNQQMEKLMKQVHEKALSKAMEDAESVRSMQRIVGGNGAGTGSILNFEGEIHEVLRLARNTEIKKILEFLSGMPRLGSYTKKKTTRFSRGELYGYEEGSDLERLVPSELAYPEELFYIKLAESQLLLYQKRIKEVLGPIYLLLDKSGSMDGEKIIWAKAVALALYSRARRENRDFYIRFFDNIPYPLIKVIRNAKSKDVIKMIEYIGKIRGGGGTDISRSIISACEDIKEGHVKGVSEIILLTDGEDKIAETTVRRSLKEANSTLISVMIRGDNADLRRVADQYLVVYKLDHEDLLRVVES; the protein is encoded by the coding sequence ATATCCTTGAGTGAAGGTTTTTTAAGGGGAGTAGAATATGAAGACCCTCTAGTCAGGTATAGGGGGGAAAGGATAAGCTATACGCTTAAGAAATTATTAGGTAGAGAAGTCCAGCTCGATGAGAACTTTCTTATAGATATATTTTACCTTCACTACTTACCTATGCCTATTCCAAAGACAAAAGCTGAGGTATCGAAGGAAAAAGAAGTTATGTATAATTTTGTAGACATGATGCTCGGCTCAGACTTAGTATTAAGAAATAGGGAGTACTCTATAGCAAACTCGGCTGTTAGCATGGCCCTATCAGTAAGCTACGTCCAAAACCTTATAGAAGAATTAGAGAGGATAAAGAGGACTTCCCAGTCCCAAGAAGAAAGGCAGATGGCAGAGCAAATACTAAACGGGTTAATGAAAGGTAGCGGAATGAGAGAAGGGCAGAAAAACAGTGAGACGCAACAGAACCAACAAATGGAGAAACTGATGAAACAAGTCCATGAAAAAGCTCTGAGTAAAGCTATGGAAGACGCAGAGTCAGTTAGGAGTATGCAGAGGATAGTAGGAGGGAACGGTGCAGGTACTGGCTCTATACTTAATTTTGAAGGGGAAATCCATGAAGTATTAAGGCTAGCTAGGAATACTGAAATAAAGAAGATCCTCGAATTCCTAAGCGGGATGCCCAGGCTAGGAAGTTATACTAAAAAGAAGACCACAAGGTTCTCTAGAGGGGAATTATATGGTTATGAAGAAGGCTCAGACCTAGAGAGGTTAGTCCCTTCAGAGTTAGCATACCCAGAGGAACTCTTTTACATAAAGCTAGCGGAGTCACAGTTACTCCTCTATCAGAAAAGGATAAAGGAAGTTTTAGGCCCCATTTACCTTTTACTAGATAAATCAGGTAGTATGGACGGAGAAAAGATAATATGGGCTAAAGCCGTAGCACTTGCACTATACAGTAGGGCCAGGAGAGAGAACAGGGACTTTTATATAAGGTTCTTCGACAATATACCATATCCCCTGATAAAAGTCATTAGAAATGCAAAGAGTAAGGACGTAATAAAGATGATTGAATACATAGGTAAAATAAGAGGAGGGGGAGGGACTGATATTAGTAGGTCTATAATCTCGGCGTGTGAAGACATTAAAGAGGGGCATGTTAAAGGGGTGAGCGAGATAATATTGCTCACTGACGGAGAAGATAAGATAGCGGAGACGACTGTTAGGAGGTCTCTTAAAGAAGCAAATTCAACTCTTATAAGTGTAATGATAAGGGGAGATAACGCTGATCTGAGGAGAGTCGCAGACCAATATCTAGTTGTTTACAAACTAGATCATGAGGACTTATTAAGGGTTGTTGAGTCATGA
- a CDS encoding AAA family ATPase: protein MSSNNVNQLLEYPKKFVEALSAPFVGREEEAKVITLALLSKEHVILIGEPGTAKSALARRAADLLNAKFFMYLLTKYTEPAELFGALDINALKQGIYKRITKERLPESEIAFLDEIFNANSAILNALLSLLNERVIYDGYNVIHVPLRTLISASNRVPDEPELDALYDRLLLRHYARPVSEDLWKDLINSAWDYEFSGKWNVSEALMSVQQLDELYTLIPQVDLSPVKGKLLKLYAILEEKGIHLSDRRKGKVLKIVSAHSILNGRLKALEEDLIVLKYIAPKEIDDFEKVSALLSEELKTPIKYMKELNEIYSNVKEASKYVEAANESDPRLVELIRSLRATRDRVIALGKESGDDKVEEFSKEVINEIDKLLEKVARKLGIYP, encoded by the coding sequence GTGAGTAGTAATAACGTCAATCAGTTATTAGAATATCCAAAAAAATTTGTTGAAGCACTGTCAGCCCCCTTCGTAGGTAGAGAAGAGGAAGCCAAAGTAATAACTTTGGCTCTACTCTCAAAAGAACATGTTATCTTAATCGGAGAGCCTGGAACAGCTAAATCTGCCTTAGCAAGGAGGGCAGCTGACTTGTTAAATGCTAAATTCTTCATGTACTTACTGACTAAATATACTGAGCCAGCAGAACTTTTTGGAGCTCTTGATATAAATGCCTTAAAGCAAGGTATATATAAGAGGATAACAAAAGAGAGACTCCCTGAAAGTGAAATCGCGTTTCTAGATGAAATCTTCAATGCGAACTCAGCCATACTTAATGCACTTCTCTCGTTACTAAACGAGAGGGTAATATATGACGGGTATAACGTCATCCACGTACCATTGAGGACACTAATATCAGCGAGCAACCGTGTACCTGATGAGCCTGAACTAGACGCCTTATACGATAGGCTTTTACTAAGGCATTACGCGAGGCCAGTAAGTGAAGACCTATGGAAAGACTTGATCAACTCTGCATGGGACTATGAATTCTCAGGGAAATGGAATGTTTCAGAAGCTTTGATGAGTGTCCAGCAACTCGATGAATTATATACATTAATACCACAAGTAGACCTATCCCCGGTAAAGGGCAAGTTACTTAAGCTATACGCAATTCTGGAGGAAAAAGGTATACATTTAAGTGACAGGAGAAAAGGAAAAGTACTAAAGATAGTTTCAGCACATTCTATCCTGAACGGTAGGCTCAAGGCGTTAGAAGAAGACCTAATAGTCCTAAAGTATATTGCCCCCAAAGAGATAGATGATTTTGAAAAAGTTTCAGCTTTATTATCCGAGGAGTTAAAGACACCAATAAAGTACATGAAAGAGCTTAATGAAATCTACTCTAACGTTAAAGAGGCAAGTAAATACGTAGAAGCTGCTAATGAGTCGGATCCAAGATTAGTCGAGTTAATAAGGAGTTTGAGGGCTACAAGGGATAGGGTTATAGCTCTAGGGAAAGAAAGTGGAGACGATAAAGTAGAGGAGTTTTCAAAAGAAGTTATTAATGAGATTGACAAATTATTAGAGAAAGTAGCTAGAAAGCTGGGGATATATCCTTGA